The following proteins come from a genomic window of Pirellula staleyi DSM 6068:
- a CDS encoding GxxExxY protein, which translates to MEFEEISSRVIGCAIEVHRHLGPGLLESAYQQCLAYELTSRGISFELQHPMPVRYKGILLDCGYRIDMLVEKFLIVELKSVDVIKGIHEAQLLTYMKLASIRVGLLINFNNTTLKAGIKRFVL; encoded by the coding sequence ATGGAGTTCGAGGAGATATCGAGCAGGGTGATTGGCTGCGCGATCGAAGTTCATCGGCATCTTGGACCGGGGTTACTGGAATCGGCTTACCAGCAGTGCTTGGCTTATGAACTGACAAGTCGGGGAATTAGCTTCGAGCTTCAGCACCCGATGCCAGTGCGATACAAAGGGATTTTGCTCGATTGCGGCTACCGTATCGACATGCTGGTAGAGAAGTTTTTGATCGTGGAGCTGAAAAGTGTCGACGTCATCAAGGGGATTCATGAAGCTCAACTGCTGACCTACATGAAACTTGCGAGCATCAGGGTCGGACTACTGATTAATTTCAACAACACCACGCTAAAAGCCGGAATCAAGCGTTTCGTACTCTGA
- a CDS encoding CBS domain-containing protein, translated as MAGATPTCTDQVLDHARRDMLLLKEGMTVGQVLETIRKNADSSSIVYFYVVDAEDRLVGVIPTRRLITADLEKPVSEVMYHSAIAIPHDATVHEAVEYFVRHRFLALPIIDDAGKVVGVVDVSQFTDEVFEVARRDQADAVFEALGFHLSSVKDASALTAFRFRFPWLLCTVGSGTICALLAGVYETTLQANLVIAFFVALVLGLGESVAMQSMTVAIQVLQAVTPTWRWYFGRLLREGATAALLGLGCGATVAVIVLVWRQDVMAASVIGGSIGISLVLASVAGLTVPCMLHALKLDPKIAAGPMALALADFSTTLVYYSIAASVLGP; from the coding sequence TCGGTCAGGTCCTGGAAACGATTCGCAAAAATGCCGACTCCAGCAGCATCGTCTACTTCTACGTGGTTGACGCTGAAGATCGACTCGTCGGTGTGATCCCCACACGTCGACTCATCACCGCCGACCTCGAAAAACCGGTAAGCGAAGTGATGTACCACTCGGCCATTGCGATTCCACACGACGCCACCGTGCACGAAGCGGTGGAGTACTTTGTCCGGCATCGATTCCTAGCGCTGCCGATCATCGACGATGCGGGGAAGGTTGTCGGCGTCGTCGATGTCAGTCAGTTCACCGATGAAGTGTTCGAAGTCGCGCGGCGCGATCAAGCCGACGCGGTGTTCGAGGCGCTCGGCTTCCATCTTTCGAGCGTGAAAGATGCCTCGGCGCTCACCGCCTTTCGCTTTCGCTTTCCTTGGCTGCTTTGCACCGTCGGAAGTGGAACGATCTGTGCGCTACTTGCTGGCGTGTACGAAACAACGCTGCAAGCCAATCTAGTAATCGCGTTTTTCGTCGCACTCGTCCTGGGGCTTGGTGAAAGTGTCGCCATGCAGTCGATGACTGTGGCGATTCAAGTACTGCAAGCTGTCACGCCCACTTGGAGGTGGTACTTCGGTCGGCTGCTGCGCGAAGGTGCGACCGCTGCTCTGCTCGGACTCGGCTGCGGCGCGACAGTGGCCGTGATTGTGCTCGTTTGGCGACAAGACGTGATGGCTGCCTCGGTGATTGGCGGCAGCATCGGAATCTCGCTGGTCCTGGCTTCGGTCGCAGGTCTCACGGTCCCCTGCATGCTGCATGCGCTGAAGCTCGATCCCAAAATCGCAGCGGGGCCGATGGCCCTCGCGCTCGCCGATTTTTCGACGACCCTGGTCTACTACAGCATCGCAGCTTCGGTACTCGGGCCGTAA
- a CDS encoding DEAD/DEAH box helicase produces the protein MNEIPSRDEIASRYLDSLPYPPYPVQEEAILTYFTSDQGVLVSAPTGTGKTLIAEAALFEALHTGKQAYYTTPLIALTEQKFADVQASAVRWGFSADDVGLVTGNRRVNPQAKILVVVAEILLNRLLHKEAFDFADVSAVVMDEFHSFADTERGMVWELSLGLLPAHVRLLLLSATVGNAFEFRMWLKNSHDRAIELVQSFDRKVPLTFHWVGDQLLTEQLELMAEGPEELRFTPALVFCFNRDECWDVADTLKGKPLVGDAQKKLLEIELAQHDWSKGAGPKLKAILQRGIGLHHAGILPKYRRVVEELFQKKLLTVCVCTETLAAGINLPARSVLLPTLLKGKPGDKKLIDASSAHQIFGRAGRPQYDRQGHVFSLAHEDDVKILRWKEKADKIPEDTKDPNLIRARKELNRKKPIRRSTEQYWGQAQFEQLRTAAPLKLSSRGQLPWRLLAYLLEASSDVEPIRHLVSKRLLDSGKQIGAQKILDRMLRTLEAAGYVTLDPPSPKIDKSGKPIAAETPETSEKPAENAGAAVPAATMLTFGSRAPAPAPVKKVATNQPATKKKKEDEVDPNLPPPYQAKHAHPTPQLERLTKLRSINPLYGVYIVDQLGIASREERIQAFESVLELPGSVARHCRVPPLGDMPAGPLATEKLNIALLQRGLATPYQLGAEVSDEEYDAIMALPFELRPRVLTLADKLRLQFDADYHDVHSLFTQPCWVAGEVLQFAGNFEKYVTSRGLQKQEGVLFRHLLRMILLLKELSTIHPPEVTAEQWKLDLDEIAEQLTEACRRVDPSSTDKVIEEAQRAADGEL, from the coding sequence ATGAACGAAATCCCCTCGCGCGATGAAATTGCCAGCCGCTATCTCGACTCACTCCCCTACCCACCCTATCCGGTGCAGGAAGAAGCGATCCTCACCTACTTCACGAGCGATCAGGGGGTGCTCGTTTCCGCGCCGACCGGCACCGGCAAAACGCTCATCGCCGAAGCCGCTCTGTTCGAAGCGTTACACACCGGCAAGCAGGCCTATTACACGACTCCGCTGATCGCCCTCACCGAGCAAAAGTTTGCCGATGTCCAAGCCTCTGCCGTCCGCTGGGGATTCTCGGCCGACGACGTGGGGCTGGTGACTGGCAACCGACGGGTGAATCCGCAGGCGAAGATTTTGGTGGTGGTGGCCGAGATTCTCCTGAACCGCCTGCTCCACAAAGAGGCGTTCGATTTTGCTGATGTCTCCGCCGTCGTGATGGACGAATTTCACAGCTTCGCCGACACCGAGCGTGGCATGGTTTGGGAACTCTCGCTCGGCCTTTTGCCCGCGCATGTGCGACTACTGCTGCTGTCGGCCACCGTCGGCAACGCGTTTGAATTCCGTATGTGGCTGAAGAACTCGCACGACCGCGCGATCGAGCTTGTGCAGTCGTTCGATCGCAAAGTCCCTCTCACGTTCCACTGGGTCGGCGATCAGCTGCTGACCGAGCAACTCGAGCTGATGGCGGAAGGTCCCGAAGAACTCCGCTTCACGCCGGCGCTCGTGTTTTGCTTTAACCGCGATGAATGCTGGGACGTCGCCGACACGCTTAAGGGGAAACCACTTGTCGGCGATGCGCAAAAGAAGCTTCTCGAAATCGAACTCGCGCAGCACGATTGGTCGAAGGGTGCCGGCCCCAAACTCAAAGCCATTCTGCAGCGCGGAATCGGCCTGCATCATGCCGGAATCTTGCCAAAGTATCGCCGAGTGGTTGAAGAACTCTTTCAAAAGAAGTTACTAACGGTTTGCGTTTGTACCGAGACTTTGGCTGCCGGCATCAACCTTCCTGCGCGATCGGTACTGCTCCCGACACTGCTCAAAGGGAAGCCCGGCGATAAGAAGCTGATCGACGCCAGCAGCGCGCATCAGATCTTCGGTCGTGCAGGTCGCCCGCAATACGACAGGCAAGGTCACGTCTTCTCTTTGGCTCACGAAGACGATGTAAAAATCCTGCGATGGAAAGAGAAAGCGGACAAGATTCCCGAGGATACCAAAGACCCGAATCTGATCCGCGCGCGCAAGGAACTCAATCGCAAGAAACCGATTCGCCGCAGCACCGAGCAGTACTGGGGACAAGCGCAGTTCGAGCAGCTACGAACCGCAGCGCCACTGAAGCTTTCGAGCCGAGGTCAGTTGCCTTGGCGACTCTTGGCCTACCTGCTCGAAGCATCGAGCGACGTCGAGCCCATTCGCCATTTGGTGAGCAAGCGACTGCTTGATAGTGGCAAACAAATCGGCGCACAAAAAATACTCGACCGAATGCTTCGAACCCTCGAAGCTGCGGGCTACGTCACACTCGATCCTCCATCGCCTAAGATCGACAAGAGTGGCAAACCAATTGCTGCTGAAACCCCAGAAACTAGCGAGAAACCAGCAGAAAACGCTGGTGCGGCAGTACCCGCAGCAACGATGCTCACCTTCGGCAGTCGCGCGCCGGCCCCTGCTCCGGTGAAGAAAGTGGCGACCAATCAGCCTGCGACGAAGAAGAAAAAAGAAGACGAAGTCGACCCTAATCTTCCGCCACCCTATCAGGCCAAGCACGCCCACCCCACGCCACAGCTCGAGCGACTCACGAAGCTCCGCTCGATCAACCCGCTCTACGGTGTTTACATCGTCGATCAGCTTGGCATCGCCAGCCGCGAAGAGCGCATCCAAGCGTTCGAAAGTGTGCTCGAACTTCCCGGAAGTGTCGCGCGCCATTGCCGCGTGCCACCCTTGGGCGATATGCCTGCCGGACCACTCGCTACCGAGAAGCTGAACATCGCCCTTTTGCAGCGCGGACTAGCGACACCCTATCAACTCGGTGCTGAAGTTTCCGACGAAGAGTACGACGCGATCATGGCGTTGCCGTTTGAACTTCGCCCGCGCGTTCTGACGCTCGCCGACAAGCTAAGGCTACAGTTCGACGCCGACTATCACGATGTCCATTCGCTCTTCACGCAGCCCTGCTGGGTCGCTGGAGAAGTGCTCCAGTTCGCTGGAAATTTCGAGAAATATGTTACTAGTCGGGGACTACAAAAGCAGGAAGGTGTGCTGTTTCGGCATTTGCTCCGGATGATTCTACTGCTGAAAGAACTCAGCACGATTCACCCCCCGGAGGTGACAGCCGAGCAGTGGAAACTCGACCTCGACGAAATCGCCGAGCAGCTGACTGAAGCTTGTCGGCGCGTTGATCCCTCAAGCACCGACAAAGTGATTGAAGAGGCTCAGCGTGCCGCTGATGGCGAGTTGTAA